The Candidatus Margulisiibacteriota bacterium genome window below encodes:
- a CDS encoding D-alanine--D-alanine ligase: MKIKGINKIVVLMGGTSSEKEISLRSGRNVADSLRLTGYEVTEIDPEFQAIPTDVDFAFIALHGEGGEDGFIQAKLDKTGIPYSGSGVIASVLSFDKLLTKKVLLLYGIPTAEFCLINCEKDLEKILSYPAVIKPALEGSSIGIEIVDDFDKAKLAYSLLKDKFTNLFAEKFVVGKEVTVSIVGERVLPILELRPKNRFYDFEAKYTKGMTDFILPAELSEKDELLVKEIAKRAYDAIGCKGAARVDMIIDEKLGPFVLELNTSPGMTETSDLPAQAKADGLEFDALLEVIIQTSL, encoded by the coding sequence ATGAAAATTAAAGGGATAAACAAGATAGTTGTTTTGATGGGTGGGACTTCCTCAGAGAAAGAAATTTCACTTCGTTCTGGTAGAAATGTTGCAGATTCTTTAAGGCTAACAGGTTATGAAGTTACCGAGATAGATCCAGAATTTCAAGCGATACCGACTGATGTTGATTTTGCCTTTATTGCTTTACATGGCGAAGGAGGAGAAGATGGTTTTATTCAGGCTAAATTGGATAAAACTGGAATCCCTTATTCTGGTTCAGGTGTAATAGCCTCAGTCTTATCTTTTGATAAACTTTTAACTAAGAAGGTTCTATTGTTGTATGGTATTCCCACCGCAGAGTTTTGTTTAATCAATTGCGAGAAAGACCTCGAAAAGATTCTTAGCTACCCAGCGGTTATCAAACCAGCATTAGAGGGTTCAAGTATTGGTATTGAAATAGTAGATGATTTTGATAAAGCAAAATTAGCTTATAGTTTATTAAAGGATAAGTTTACCAATTTATTTGCTGAAAAGTTTGTTGTTGGCAAAGAAGTAACTGTCAGTATAGTTGGTGAGAGAGTTCTGCCGATTTTGGAATTAAGGCCAAAGAACAGATTTTATGATTTTGAAGCGAAGTACACGAAGGGTATGACTGATTTTATTTTGCCTGCCGAGTTAAGTGAAAAAGACGAGTTGTTGGTAAAAGAGATAGCGAAAAGAGCCTATGATGCAATTGGTTGCAAGGGTGCCGCAAGAGTAGATATGATTATAGATGAAAAGTTGGGTCCATTTGTGTTGGAGTTGAACACTTCCCCCGGTATGACAGAAACTAGTGATTTACCAGCGCAAGCTAAGGCGGACGGATTAGAGTTTGATGCCTTATTGGAAGTAATTATCCAAACTTCGCTATGA